The following coding sequences are from one Methanosarcina sp. WWM596 window:
- a CDS encoding MscL family protein, which yields MGLLSEFKEFLYEYKVIPLAIALIMGIASTAFIKSFVDNIVMPIITPFIPGGAWKTATLAIGPIVLSWGAFLGELINFIIIALVVFIIAKKMLKEERVEKK from the coding sequence ATGGGACTTCTGAGTGAATTCAAGGAATTCCTTTACGAATACAAGGTAATTCCACTGGCAATTGCTTTGATCATGGGTATCGCGTCCACGGCTTTTATAAAATCTTTTGTAGATAACATTGTCATGCCGATCATCACACCTTTTATCCCTGGAGGGGCCTGGAAAACTGCAACCCTTGCAATTGGGCCAATAGTACTTAGCTGGGGAGCTTTTCTGGGAGAATTGATAAATTTCATAATAATTGCATTAGTGGTCTTTATCATTGCAAAAAAGATGCTAAAAGAAGAGAGGGTAGAAAAAAAATAA
- a CDS encoding VOC family protein produces the protein MTPRVVHFEIHAEDVARAKKFYEDVFDWKIEKWEGPIEYWNITTGEQEDPGINGGLMKRQIEEPGADTPISTYICTIDVPDIDKYLDRIQKHGGKVTMEKSSIPGIGWLAYCLDTEKNIFGIMQPDMNAR, from the coding sequence ATCACGCCAAGAGTAGTTCATTTCGAAATACATGCAGAAGATGTTGCAAGGGCAAAAAAGTTCTACGAAGATGTTTTCGACTGGAAGATAGAGAAATGGGAAGGCCCAATAGAATACTGGAATATAACAACCGGAGAACAAGAAGATCCAGGAATTAATGGCGGCTTGATGAAGAGGCAGATAGAAGAACCGGGAGCAGACACTCCGATAAGCACCTATATCTGCACAATAGATGTCCCGGACATCGATAAATACCTGGATCGGATACAGAAGCACGGCGGCAAAGTGACTATGGAAAAGAGTTCCATACCCGGCATAGGCTGGCTTGCATATTGTCTCGACACAGAAAAAAATATATTCGGGATAATGCAGCCTGACATGAATGCCAGGTAA
- a CDS encoding DUF5652 family protein: protein MVDTSISLLQTNPQFSALIIILVLWELFWKGIALWKAARESQRYWFIVILFLNTVGILPILYIFVFKEGKKGI from the coding sequence ATGGTAGACACTTCTATCTCATTGCTTCAAACAAATCCACAATTTTCAGCCCTGATTATAATTCTGGTACTGTGGGAGCTTTTCTGGAAGGGTATAGCTCTATGGAAGGCAGCACGAGAATCTCAGAGATACTGGTTTATTGTTATACTCTTTTTGAATACGGTAGGTATTTTACCTATCCTTTATATTTTCGTATTTAAGGAAGGGAAAAAGGGAATATAA
- a CDS encoding YihY/virulence factor BrkB family protein, whose amino-acid sequence MNFGYIGKLITGTIKEWMENNARTYSAALAFYFVLSLPALLLFSVFVGSIFFRSKQIQDSIINNLQGLVDQEVIDMISSLFEYIPDINSLSIGAFVGFVILLWSASNVFRQLRNFLERAWDIKPEKSNTVKDFIKNAIVSFFVVIVFGGLFVLSIIVEGVLYATSKLFQDIFPCPPILAHYAGSIASFLILVLFFMLVYWVLPDTKLDLKPVFVGSLVTTILITIGKYALGIYFTYINLTSVYGAIGSIVGLFLLIYYISIMITIGAEFTKVYSESF is encoded by the coding sequence ATGAATTTCGGGTATATAGGAAAGCTGATCACCGGGACGATAAAAGAGTGGATGGAAAACAATGCACGGACTTACAGTGCCGCACTGGCATTTTATTTTGTGTTAAGCCTTCCTGCCCTTCTGCTATTTTCGGTATTTGTAGGAAGTATTTTTTTCAGGTCAAAACAGATTCAGGACAGCATAATCAATAACCTTCAGGGACTCGTTGATCAGGAGGTGATTGATATGATTAGTTCTCTCTTCGAGTATATCCCGGACATTAATTCCCTCTCAATAGGCGCATTTGTCGGCTTTGTGATTCTTCTATGGAGTGCAAGCAATGTTTTCCGGCAATTGAGAAATTTCCTTGAGAGAGCCTGGGATATTAAACCCGAGAAGTCCAATACTGTTAAAGATTTTATAAAGAATGCAATTGTTTCCTTTTTTGTAGTGATAGTTTTTGGTGGGCTCTTTGTGCTCAGCATAATTGTCGAAGGAGTTCTTTATGCAACTTCAAAACTGTTTCAGGATATTTTCCCCTGCCCCCCGATTCTTGCCCATTATGCTGGTTCCATAGCCAGTTTCCTGATCCTTGTCCTGTTTTTCATGCTTGTCTACTGGGTATTGCCCGATACAAAGCTTGATCTAAAACCTGTTTTTGTAGGGTCGCTGGTAACAACAATTCTCATAACCATAGGCAAGTATGCCCTTGGAATTTATTTTACATACATCAACCTTACAAGCGTTTATGGAGCAATCGGGTCGATTGTTGGGTTATTTCTCCTTATCTATTACATCTCAATTATGATTACAATTGGTGCGGAGTTCACGAAGGTTTATTCAGAATCATTCTGA
- a CDS encoding helix-turn-helix domain-containing protein, whose product MMQAFKFRLYPTTTQAIQLNQHIGSCRFVYNWALDQKIKTYEQAGESISRFDLTN is encoded by the coding sequence ATGATGCAAGCGTTCAAATTTAGACTCTATCCTACAACTACACAAGCTATTCAATTGAATCAGCATATAGGTAGCTGTAGATTTGTCTATAATTGGGCACTTGACCAGAAAATTAAAACTTATGAGCAGGCAGGGGAATCAATTTCCAGATTTGACTTAACAAATTAA
- a CDS encoding carbohydrate kinase — translation MKILTFGEALFDIIKGTAHLGGAPLNLAAHLAKLGAKPAVLTAVGKDELGKTLLARAEEMGVDTSYILIDEKRPTGTVTVKLKDEGIPIFMINEGVAWDAITPDERKFEALAAEEWDVFCFGTLAQRSEENRKMLKRLLSEIKAKHFFYDINLRTGFYRKGWILSSLEHCTILKMNEEEAAKISGMLFGTTYACRTLCRLLMDRYQKISVICITKGPEGAAVYQDGVYEEIKTSPVEVADTVGAGDAFSAGFLYTYLSGYGALKATSIACILGTYVASKPGSVPEYSEELMKELGILE, via the coding sequence ATGAAAATTCTCACATTCGGAGAAGCCCTTTTTGATATCATCAAAGGCACAGCCCATTTAGGAGGTGCCCCCCTTAACCTTGCAGCCCACCTTGCAAAATTGGGAGCAAAACCGGCTGTACTCACCGCAGTCGGAAAGGATGAGCTTGGTAAAACTCTCCTTGCCAGAGCTGAAGAAATGGGAGTCGATACCTCATACATTCTGATTGATGAAAAAAGGCCAACCGGAACCGTTACTGTCAAACTTAAAGACGAAGGAATCCCTATTTTCATGATAAATGAAGGGGTGGCCTGGGACGCGATTACTCCGGACGAAAGGAAATTTGAAGCGCTTGCAGCTGAGGAATGGGACGTTTTCTGCTTCGGGACCCTTGCCCAGAGGTCGGAAGAAAACAGGAAGATGCTGAAAAGGCTGCTTTCGGAAATAAAAGCAAAACACTTTTTTTACGATATAAACCTGAGAACCGGATTTTACAGAAAGGGATGGATCTTATCTTCCCTTGAACACTGCACAATCCTCAAAATGAATGAAGAAGAGGCAGCAAAAATTTCTGGTATGCTTTTTGGTACCACGTATGCCTGTAGAACTCTCTGCCGCCTGCTTATGGACAGATACCAGAAAATATCCGTAATCTGCATAACAAAAGGACCTGAGGGAGCAGCTGTCTATCAGGATGGAGTTTATGAGGAAATTAAAACCTCACCTGTAGAGGTTGCGGATACAGTCGGAGCCGGAGATGCTTTTTCTGCGGGCTTTTTGTACACCTATCTTTCAGGGTACGGAGCTTTAAAAGCCACTTCAATAGCCTGCATCCTTGGAACTTATGTAGCGTCGAAACCGGGGTCGGTGCCGGAGTATTCGGAAGAACTTATGAAAGAACTGGGAATTTTAGAGTGA
- a CDS encoding TRAFs-binding domain-containing protein: MSGNSYKSICFVAMPYGKKTDLATGNEIDFDKIYELAIKPAIEEAGLEPLRGDEELTGGIIHTTMFARLLLSEYVVADLTLSNPNVFYELGIRHAVKPFTTVPIYAKIHPLPFDVDMIRAIGYNMKKSVLSKEAVLSKEAAEILKSEIMKRIQQAINGPQTNDSPLFELIPKFPAIELPYEVTHSIKERVSHEKEFQECLEKAKLKPSNRERCMALIEIQQELGDLKKIQASVLVDLMLSFRSVEAWDEMTDLCEAFPDYLKNNIFVRQQWVFSLNRRNKPGDRNKAISLLTEVMKEYGPDPETLGILGRIHKDCYCDAKEKRSIMALAALDESISAYIKGFESDPRNYYPGINAITLLIKKGDEESLKKAEELAPLVSFAVARCGGVSSNKYWDLATVLELNCISSDWISAVNILPKVLYRAKESWMLKSTLKNLTMLKQARVSQGHDTEKLQEIITKFEECI, translated from the coding sequence ATGAGCGGAAATAGTTACAAATCAATATGTTTCGTTGCTATGCCCTATGGCAAGAAAACTGATTTGGCCACTGGAAATGAAATCGATTTTGACAAAATATACGAATTGGCCATAAAACCAGCGATTGAGGAAGCGGGATTGGAACCACTGCGTGGTGATGAAGAGCTAACTGGGGGGATAATTCATACTACAATGTTTGCCAGGCTGTTACTTTCAGAATATGTGGTAGCTGATTTGACCCTTTCCAATCCGAATGTATTTTATGAACTGGGAATCCGTCACGCCGTCAAACCATTTACTACAGTGCCCATTTATGCTAAAATACATCCGTTACCTTTTGATGTAGATATGATTAGAGCAATTGGTTATAACATGAAAAAAAGTGTCTTATCAAAAGAAGCAGTTTTATCAAAAGAGGCAGCTGAAATTCTAAAATCTGAAATAATGAAACGAATTCAACAAGCAATCAACGGTCCTCAAACAAATGATAGCCCACTGTTCGAATTGATCCCTAAGTTTCCAGCTATCGAGCTACCATATGAAGTAACTCATTCTATAAAAGAGCGAGTTAGCCACGAGAAAGAATTTCAAGAATGTCTTGAGAAAGCCAAATTAAAGCCATCTAATCGAGAACGATGTATGGCCTTGATAGAAATCCAACAAGAATTAGGCGATCTGAAAAAGATTCAAGCTAGTGTACTCGTAGATCTGATGCTTTCTTTTCGCAGTGTGGAAGCTTGGGACGAAATGACGGATCTTTGTGAAGCTTTTCCAGATTATTTAAAAAATAATATTTTTGTACGTCAACAGTGGGTCTTTTCACTAAATCGACGGAACAAACCGGGAGATAGGAATAAGGCTATTTCTCTTCTCACAGAGGTTATGAAAGAATACGGCCCCGATCCCGAGACTCTTGGTATATTAGGGCGCATACACAAGGACTGCTACTGTGATGCAAAAGAGAAGAGAAGTATCATGGCTTTAGCTGCTCTGGACGAATCAATTTCTGCTTACATTAAAGGTTTCGAGTCAGATCCTCGTAATTACTATCCAGGCATAAATGCTATAACACTACTCATTAAGAAGGGCGATGAAGAATCTTTGAAAAAAGCGGAAGAGCTGGCTCCGCTGGTAAGTTTTGCAGTGGCTCGCTGTGGCGGCGTCAGTTCCAATAAATACTGGGATCTTGCTACAGTGCTCGAGCTTAATTGCATAAGTAGTGATTGGATCTCAGCAGTAAACATTTTGCCAAAGGTGCTATATAGAGCAAAAGAATCATGGATGTTAAAGTCTACATTAAAAAATCTCACAATGTTAAAACAGGCTCGTGTTAGCCAAGGTCATGATACGGAAAAGCTTCAAGAGATTATCACAAAATTCGAGGAATGTATATAA
- a CDS encoding COG1361 S-layer family protein: protein MILLSLSLCSETVLAASGSLDKGLSINLLNQDPDPVKPGDVLEVRISIENTGYDDIENCFLEIKPDYPFRALSGETLVENIGTLGKRSEDDRRKVVKLKLGVENDVNEGKYPLKVYLYSTGSKNKVSLTRELTIDINSESNAEIEYINVEKLIPGEKTKLIFGIKNVGNSPLKNSMFSWESTNDVILPVGSSNVKHINLIDVGETANVSFEVLTNVNTKPGLYKLDMVLTYDDIEELQTITEAGTVENQKRKTIESKAGIYIGGTTDFDIAFMERSSTGAYTFSVSNIGNNGANSVKISVPLQENWTVTDGGNSVILGNLQKGDYTIADFSLEPETVGQDLPLKFEISYTSSDGMRQVEENVLSLYAFPSTLPVGSKMPEESSGSSFSYKLVLLILLGAVSFFAYKKHQKNMKEKNAEGERIGENQMDEKNTDE from the coding sequence GTGATTCTGCTTAGTCTGTCTTTATGCAGCGAAACCGTCCTTGCTGCAAGCGGGAGTCTTGATAAGGGCTTAAGTATTAACCTTCTCAACCAGGACCCTGACCCTGTAAAGCCCGGGGATGTGCTTGAAGTAAGGATTTCGATCGAGAACACCGGTTATGATGACATCGAAAACTGTTTTCTGGAAATCAAGCCAGATTATCCTTTCAGGGCTCTTTCGGGAGAAACACTTGTAGAGAATATAGGTACACTGGGAAAACGCTCCGAAGATGACCGTAGAAAGGTCGTGAAGTTAAAACTCGGAGTTGAAAATGATGTCAACGAAGGTAAGTATCCCCTCAAAGTATACCTCTACTCAACAGGCAGCAAAAATAAAGTATCTCTTACCCGGGAACTCACGATAGATATTAACAGCGAATCAAATGCTGAAATTGAATACATCAATGTCGAAAAGCTGATACCCGGAGAGAAAACCAAACTTATTTTCGGCATAAAAAATGTGGGAAATTCTCCTCTCAAAAACTCAATGTTTTCCTGGGAATCCACAAATGATGTGATCTTGCCTGTAGGTTCCAGCAATGTCAAGCATATAAACCTTATTGATGTTGGAGAAACTGCCAATGTCAGCTTCGAGGTCCTGACCAACGTAAATACAAAGCCAGGTCTGTATAAGCTGGATATGGTGCTTACATATGACGATATTGAGGAGCTCCAGACAATTACGGAAGCAGGTACTGTAGAAAACCAAAAGCGAAAAACAATCGAAAGTAAAGCAGGAATCTACATAGGAGGTACCACGGACTTTGATATTGCTTTCATGGAAAGGAGCTCTACGGGAGCTTACACCTTTTCGGTTTCCAATATAGGAAACAACGGAGCAAACTCAGTCAAGATTTCTGTCCCCCTGCAGGAAAACTGGACTGTAACAGACGGTGGTAATTCGGTAATTCTCGGGAACCTGCAAAAAGGGGACTACACGATTGCGGATTTCAGCCTGGAACCCGAAACTGTTGGCCAGGATCTCCCACTAAAATTTGAAATCAGTTATACTTCCAGTGATGGAATGAGGCAGGTTGAGGAAAATGTACTCTCCCTTTATGCTTTCCCTTCTACCCTTCCGGTAGGCTCCAAAATGCCAGAAGAAAGTAGTGGGTCGAGTTTCTCATATAAACTTGTATTACTCATCCTTCTCGGTGCTGTAAGTTTTTTTGCTTATAAGAAGCATCAGAAAAATATGAAAGAAAAGAATGCTGAAGGAGAACGGATCGGCGAAAACCAGATGGATGAAAAAAATACGGACGAGTAA
- a CDS encoding transposase, whose amino-acid sequence MNPAFTRFFREKTRFPSSNQKRIPIQSFPVPQHYTVNFETNTIKLPKIEPIKAVLHRKLKESLKRLRYQGHLKDITTSVSLVEDGKELPVKEAFTESTTVGIDVGIKDFAVLSTGEKVENPKYLKNSLKRLKVLQKRVSRKQKGSKNRAKAKRRLAVLHDKITNQRNDFQNKLSFRLVSENQAVALETLNVKGMVKNHHLAQAISDSAWSSFVIKLEYKAQWFGKTVLRIGQFGPSSKLCSVCGYHNKELQLKDRE is encoded by the coding sequence TTGAATCCCGCTTTCACTAGATTCTTTAGAGAGAAAACCAGGTTTCCAAGTTCAAATCAAAAAAGAATTCCGATACAGTCTTTCCCTGTACCTCAACACTACACTGTAAACTTTGAAACTAATACTATCAAGCTTCCTAAAATAGAACCAATTAAAGCAGTCCTTCACAGGAAGTTGAAAGAGAGCCTAAAACGGCTACGGTATCAAGGACATTTAAAGGACATTACTACATCAGTATCCCTTGTTGAAGATGGAAAAGAACTTCCAGTAAAGGAAGCTTTCACAGAATCAACAACAGTAGGAATTGATGTAGGTATCAAAGACTTTGCTGTCCTTTCAACAGGAGAAAAGGTTGAGAATCCAAAGTACTTGAAAAACTCTCTTAAAAGGCTCAAAGTATTACAGAAAAGAGTCTCAAGGAAACAGAAAGGCTCTAAGAACAGGGCAAAAGCTAAACGAAGACTTGCTGTACTGCATGACAAAATAACAAATCAGAGAAATGACTTCCAGAACAAACTCTCTTTTAGACTTGTTAGCGAAAACCAAGCTGTAGCTCTGGAAACTCTAAATGTTAAAGGCATGGTTAAGAATCATCACTTAGCACAGGCTATAAGTGATTCTGCGTGGAGTAGTTTTGTAATAAAGTTGGAATATAAGGCTCAATGGTTTGGAAAAACCGTCCTGAGAATAGGACAATTTGGACCCTCTTCTAAGCTATGTAGTGTGTGTGGATACCACAATAAAGAGCTTCAGCTAAAAGACAGAGAATAG
- a CDS encoding endonuclease III domain-containing protein yields the protein MKKSVQNLSSGRTFNEPVIRKIYGFLFGSYGPQGWWPLTELQDSSGTNPTKTGSIRGYHPGDYTYPHTESQQFEIICGALLTQNTSWQQVERALINLRQMDSLSPEALLSLDSETLKEAIKPAGYYNQKAMRLKILAEWFLNLKSRMPKRKELLSIKGVGPETADSILLYAFKQPSFVVDAYTRRVLSNLGLAEEKAKYSEIKSLFEENLPEDLAIYQEYHALLVEHAKRYYQKKINYSQCPLLRIVPE from the coding sequence ATGAAGAAGAGTGTTCAGAACCTCAGTTCCGGAAGAACCTTTAATGAACCTGTTATCCGTAAGATCTACGGCTTCCTCTTTGGTTCATACGGCCCTCAGGGCTGGTGGCCTTTAACAGAACTTCAAGACAGTAGCGGGACAAATCCCACAAAAACAGGATCTATCCGGGGGTATCATCCCGGAGACTACACCTATCCACATACAGAGAGTCAGCAATTTGAGATTATTTGCGGAGCCCTGCTTACGCAGAATACGAGCTGGCAGCAGGTTGAAAGAGCGCTCATCAACCTCAGGCAAATGGACTCCCTTTCTCCGGAAGCACTTTTATCCCTTGACTCAGAAACCTTAAAAGAAGCCATAAAGCCTGCAGGATATTATAACCAGAAAGCAATGCGTCTCAAAATCCTTGCCGAGTGGTTTCTGAATTTGAAAAGCAGAATGCCTAAGCGGAAAGAACTGCTCTCGATAAAAGGTGTTGGGCCCGAAACTGCCGATTCAATCTTGCTGTACGCCTTTAAACAGCCCTCGTTTGTGGTTGATGCATACACCAGAAGAGTTCTAAGCAATCTTGGCCTGGCTGAAGAGAAAGCAAAATATTCAGAAATCAAGTCTCTGTTTGAAGAAAATTTACCGGAAGACCTGGCCATCTATCAGGAATACCATGCTCTTCTTGTGGAACATGCAAAGAGGTATTATCAAAAGAAGATTAATTATTCGCAGTGTCCGCTTCTAAGAATTGTCCCTGAATGA
- a CDS encoding helix-turn-helix transcriptional regulator: MKTRIKEFRARHDRTQEALANLVGVRRETIVFLEKGKYNPSLKLAYKIARSLDTTIDELFIFEDSDLE; this comes from the coding sequence GTGAAAACAAGGATAAAGGAGTTTCGGGCGAGGCACGACCGGACCCAGGAAGCTCTTGCAAATCTGGTAGGGGTCCGGAGAGAAACCATTGTTTTCCTTGAAAAAGGAAAATATAACCCTTCTCTGAAGCTTGCCTATAAAATAGCTAGATCATTGGATACCACAATTGATGAATTATTTATTTTTGAGGATTCTGATCTTGAATGA
- the tnpA gene encoding IS200/IS605 family transposase, producing MYFLVNTKYETRNHSKFLLMYHVIFVCKYRKVILEPISEELKQIMSDISKESNFEILEMETDKDHIHFLIKSEPKVSVLSIVRKLKQEYTNRLWKTQKEYLKKYYWGENTLWSDGYFASTIGNVSKEAAEYYIRNQG from the coding sequence ATATACTTTTTGGTAAATACGAAGTATGAAACACGGAATCATAGCAAATTTTTGTTAATGTATCATGTTATTTTTGTTTGCAAATACCGAAAAGTCATACTTGAACCAATTAGCGAAGAACTCAAACAGATTATGAGTGACATTTCAAAAGAGTCTAACTTTGAAATCCTTGAAATGGAAACTGACAAAGACCATATTCATTTCTTGATCAAGAGTGAGCCGAAAGTTAGCGTTTTGTCAATTGTCAGAAAATTGAAACAAGAATATACTAACAGGTTATGGAAAACTCAAAAAGAATATCTGAAAAAGTATTATTGGGGTGAGAATACGTTATGGAGTGATGGTTATTTTGCGTCTACTATCGGAAATGTGAGTAAAGAGGCGGCAGAATATTACATACGGAATCAGGGTTGA
- a CDS encoding ABC transporter permease, translating to MKKIRTSKLKARVCVSMKLAKILKIALNMVKANKLRSWLTIIGVIIGIASVMAIVTTGEYFQEQVTETLEGLGGDTITIVASTPFQISYEDDSGYGEDTGEASGSPGITAEAKEESENGISGPVEFEPVTEAELTRMDVFVLRGIPDIEYVNVNVEEGAELKLGSETTYVRVKGVDPNVWPKLTKKKVEEGRMLAPGDRAVVVISNELAKETFEREIRLNQMVLLNGRSYRVIGILAKDGGLLGGLGGLFGSSVYMPYQEVYSIPYSAEDIPERGRDVYNSIEIKLYKGANYDSALQEIERKLRFSRRVTEDTQDFYINSPKEAIESTQKLINGLTTFLAFIAGISLLVGSTGIANTMFTSVLEKTKEIGIMKAIGAKNSDIMLIFLCNAAMISLVGGIIGILLGTAAVQAILLLISIKMNVPFEFALSLKGTLVATLVSIVVGLIAGLVPAKNASELKPVDALRYE from the coding sequence ATGAAAAAAATACGGACGAGTAAATTAAAAGCCCGGGTCTGTGTTTCTATGAAACTGGCAAAGATTTTAAAAATTGCCCTAAACATGGTCAAAGCCAATAAGTTGAGGAGCTGGCTGACCATTATAGGGGTTATTATAGGCATTGCCTCGGTAATGGCAATTGTTACAACCGGGGAGTATTTCCAGGAGCAAGTGACTGAAACACTGGAAGGGTTGGGAGGTGATACCATTACAATCGTGGCATCAACTCCTTTTCAAATATCATATGAAGATGATTCGGGGTATGGGGAAGATACGGGAGAAGCCTCAGGGAGTCCGGGGATAACTGCAGAAGCCAAAGAGGAGTCTGAAAATGGCATTTCCGGTCCTGTTGAATTTGAACCCGTAACAGAGGCAGAACTCACAAGGATGGATGTATTTGTTCTTAGGGGTATTCCGGACATAGAGTATGTAAACGTCAACGTTGAAGAAGGGGCTGAATTAAAATTAGGAAGCGAGACGACTTATGTCAGGGTTAAAGGTGTAGACCCGAATGTCTGGCCCAAGCTTACAAAAAAGAAGGTGGAAGAGGGCAGGATGCTGGCACCCGGAGACCGGGCGGTTGTGGTTATTTCAAACGAACTCGCAAAAGAGACCTTCGAGCGGGAGATCCGGCTCAACCAGATGGTCCTCCTCAATGGAAGGTCTTACCGGGTAATCGGAATCCTGGCAAAGGACGGAGGGCTTCTCGGAGGCCTGGGAGGGCTTTTTGGGAGCAGCGTTTATATGCCTTACCAGGAGGTATATTCCATTCCGTATAGTGCTGAGGATATACCTGAAAGGGGAAGAGACGTCTATAACAGCATAGAAATAAAACTCTATAAAGGGGCAAATTATGATTCAGCCCTTCAGGAGATTGAACGTAAATTGAGATTCTCGAGAAGAGTTACCGAAGATACGCAGGACTTTTATATTAACTCCCCAAAAGAAGCGATTGAAAGTACCCAAAAGCTGATTAACGGCCTCACAACCTTCTTGGCATTCATCGCAGGCATTTCTCTTCTTGTAGGCTCTACAGGAATCGCGAATACAATGTTTACCTCTGTACTTGAGAAGACAAAAGAAATAGGGATCATGAAAGCAATAGGAGCAAAGAATAGTGATATCATGCTGATTTTTCTTTGCAACGCCGCAATGATCAGCCTTGTAGGCGGGATAATAGGCATCCTTCTGGGCACGGCTGCAGTACAGGCAATCTTGCTCCTGATTTCAATTAAAATGAACGTTCCCTTCGAGTTTGCCCTCAGCCTGAAAGGAACCCTTGTTGCAACCCTGGTCTCCATAGTTGTGGGGCTTATTGCAGGCCTTGTGCCGGCAAAGAATGCGTCAGAACTGAAACCAGTGGATGCTCTGAGGTATGAGTGA
- a CDS encoding ABC transporter ATP-binding protein has protein sequence MENTLIVFKNVWKTYQMGEVQVNALKNVSVKLGRGEFAAIIGPSGSGKSTMMNLVGCLDIPSQGKIFLKGRDIASLQESDLAALRGKTIGFVFQQYNLIPGMTALENVLLPLEIQEIDDNTAEKRAKELLDLVGLSDKMQNKPSQLSGGQQQRVSIARALACDPEIILADEPTGALDSITGDEVISILYRLWKEKGKTVVMVTHDMHLAGYASRHIQLKDGEMIRDGPNEEQISPEIQE, from the coding sequence ATGGAAAATACACTGATCGTCTTTAAGAATGTCTGGAAAACCTATCAGATGGGCGAAGTTCAGGTCAATGCTTTGAAAAATGTGAGTGTGAAACTGGGTAGAGGAGAATTTGCCGCTATAATCGGTCCCTCAGGAAGCGGGAAGTCTACAATGATGAACCTGGTGGGCTGTCTCGATATTCCTTCGCAGGGCAAAATTTTCCTGAAAGGCCGGGATATAGCCAGTCTTCAGGAATCAGACCTGGCAGCCCTTAGAGGCAAAACAATTGGGTTTGTTTTTCAGCAATACAACCTGATTCCCGGAATGACTGCTCTTGAAAATGTGCTCTTGCCCCTGGAAATCCAGGAGATTGACGATAATACTGCAGAAAAAAGGGCAAAAGAATTGCTTGACCTTGTAGGGCTTTCCGATAAGATGCAGAACAAACCCTCCCAGCTCTCCGGGGGCCAGCAGCAGAGAGTTTCGATTGCAAGAGCCCTTGCCTGTGACCCCGAAATTATCCTTGCTGACGAGCCGACAGGAGCTCTTGACAGCATCACCGGAGATGAAGTGATTTCAATTCTTTACAGGCTCTGGAAGGAAAAAGGTAAAACAGTAGTTATGGTCACCCATGACATGCACCTTGCAGGATATGCCAGCCGGCACATCCAGCTCAAGGATGGGGAGATGATAAGGGATGGACCAAATGAAGAACAGATCAGTCCTGAAATTCAGGAATAA